GTCAGTACTTTACCGGACTCGTCGAGGAACTCTGGCCAAACCATGTGGATGCCATCTTTCTTGGGGTCCTCGTCTTCGTAACTGAGGTCGGATCGATAACCTTGTGATGGAAGCTGAACTCTTCCTCCTTCTTCGTAACCGTAGAATCGATACCGAACCTTGAAGTCGGGCTTACGCTTTCTGGTTACTTCGTTTGGTGTCCACATTTTCTTTCTGCTTAACGTCGAGTGCATACGCGGAGGCTAGCGCGGAGCGCTGGCCGGAGTTGTATGGCACGACTGGTTCTGTATTATTTCTTTGATACGATATTTGAGTTTCGGAAGCATTCTGTTCTGTGGTTTGCTCTCAACCTCGCCAACTCGGACACAACCTTGCTTGAGGTAGAATCCTTCCGCATCTGGATCGGAAATGACTGTGAACTCTTCTATCTTTAGATTCATGCAGTCCTCTTTGATCTTTTTGAATGCTTGATTTCCGATTCCTCGCCCGATTGCTTTCGAGAGAAGCCAGAGATGATCAAGAACGTCTTCGTTCTTTTCTCTTTTGATCGAGAAGAAGCCAACAAGCTCACCTTCTGCTAGAATCGTTCGAACTAGGTTTTGGGTGATTTCTTCTTCTTCAATCTTTAGATCTTTCCTCCAGATATCGAGTTGCTCCTTCGAGTAGCCCCAGTGTCCCTTCGACTCGATAGCCAAATCGCTCAAGACTTTAGCTTGTTGGGGCTGTGCTTTGGGGAACTCGATTTTCATTTTTCTACAGAACGCTGAGCTCATACGCGAGGGCTCAGAGAACCGTCGTGAAAGTCTCAGGGTTGAATTGTCCTTGCTGGTTCCACAACTCGGGCGCCTGGCCCGAGTTGTATGGAGCGACTGGTTCTACCTTTTTCCTTTTTTTATTCACTAGTTAAAGTTGTCGAAGGTGTGAATGCTGTGTCCTTGTGGAAGATGCCCCCTTCTGATCATTTCCTTTTTAGCTTCTTTCGCAGCCCAGAATCTCAAATAGATCCATTTCAGTGGTTTGAGGATCAAGAAAGTGGTCTTCAGTTCGTTTCGCCGAGAATCGTATTTTTCTTTGAATACACGATCACGTTCTCTTTCGAGATCGATGCTTTCGTCTTGGTTGGCGAATTTCATTTTTTGTAGAACGCCGAGTACAGGCGGCGAGCGCTTGCGCTCGTTGCCTGCTACGATTTGTTAGCTTTAGTTTTTAATTCTTCCGTTTGCGATTTCAAGAGTGGTTATGGACGTGAAGAGTGTCCCAAGACTCGCGAAGTCATACACTCCATCTTGTTCAAAATCATCATATTTTATAAACGCTATGTAGCGGCCGTCTTCTGGTCTCGGAATTTCGTAGTCTTCGTTATGCTTAAACCAAGCGTGTAAATCGATTTCAGTCGTTTCGACTTCACTGGGTTCCAGTTCGCTGAATTCTGGAACGGAAGCATTAGACTCTCCAACGAAATAGACCTTTGTGACTTCGTTCTCTTCGTCTATTAGATAAAGTTGGTATCCGTGATACTGGACTCCATTTGACGTTAGCTGGTTATGGTAGTAACTCAGTTTCTTATCTGAGTTGTTGGCCCATTGGATCTTGGCTATCTCTGCCTCGAACCGCAGGCTGAGGCTGATGCCTGTATCGCCACTACCTGCAAATGCGTACGACGATAGAACGAAGTACAACGTCAGATATTTTAGGATACATTTCATTTAGCTAACGTCAAAGCCACACGATGTCGGCTTCAGTCGAGATTCCAAGTCTGTTGAGCTTTATATTCATGAGGACGCTACGAAAGAAGCGGGCGTTTGCCGACATTGTGTGGGCTGCCTGGTTCTGCCAAATGTTTCTTTAATCCGTTAGGTTGTGAAGACCGTAGGTTTTTAGCTTCGGATCGAGGTCAGGATCTAGCCCAACTTTTTTGTCCTTTAATGATCCTGAGCACTTTCTGTATTCTTTTACTTCATACTTTTTTCTGATCTTTTCTTTTCTTTTCTCCAAGAGGATTTTCGCGAGCTTACCGATGCAGAGAAGCAAGATGCCGAGAATCGTGCATCCGCCGAGTATGATGAAATACGGTAAAAGCTCTTCCATTTTATTTTATGTGCAGAACGTCGAGTGCATACGCGGAGGCTAGCGCGGAGCGCTGGCCGGAGTTGTATGACACGACTTGTTGGGCTTAATTGATAGTTTGTAGTACATACCACAAGTTTCTGATTATGAGCAATAGGATAGCCAGTAGACCTAAGCCAAAGCATATGAAAGTGAACTTTGCCCAACCTTGATGCAATTTGTCTGACTCGGTCGTGACCATATGAAAAGCATCACCAATTCTTTTTTCGGGAATGTTGAGCTCCCAAATTGCGTATGAGATCATGGAGAACTCCCCATTTTCTAGGGTATCGCGATCTATAAGTTCTTCAAGAGGCTCTCCAAAACAGCGCTCAACCCATAGGTTTAGATACACATTATGGCCATTCGTAAATCTGTCTTGATCATTCTTTGTGAGTGGATCGTTTTCCACTATATCCATGTACCACTCCGTTAGTTGAAAAGATGCGACACCAGCCTCTCTAAAATCACGATAGCTTG
This genomic window from Pelagicoccus enzymogenes contains:
- a CDS encoding GNAT family N-acetyltransferase, with translation MKIEFPKAQPQQAKVLSDLAIESKGHWGYSKEQLDIWRKDLKIEEEEITQNLVRTILAEGELVGFFSIKREKNEDVLDHLWLLSKAIGRGIGNQAFKKIKEDCMNLKIEEFTVISDPDAEGFYLKQGCVRVGEVESKPQNRMLPKLKYRIKEIIQNQSCHTTPASAPR